Genomic DNA from Campylobacter concisus:
GCATGCCAACATCGAAGCTCACTCTAGTTCTAGTTGAACTTTTTTCAAATACCATAGCAAGCTTTTGATCTTTTAAGTATGGCTTAAATTCTCTAGCCTTCGCCTCTTTTTTTATCTTGCGAGCTAAATTTATCATTTCTAAAATTTCATCTTTGCTAAAGTCATTTAGCGTCAAAAAGTGCCTCATTTTAGCCCCTTAAAATTTTGGCTGCTTCTTTTGCGTGATATGTGATGATCAAATTTGCTCCTGCTCTTTTAAAGCCGATCAAAGTCTCCATCATAACGCGCTCGTAGTCGATAATACCAGCTTTTGCGCCAGCTTTTAGCAGTGCATATTCGCCGCTTACGTTATAGACACAAAGTGGTAGAAGTGTTAAATTTCTAAGCTCTCTAACGATGTCAAGATAAGCAAGTGCTGGCTTTACCATCAAGATATCAGCGCCTTGTGCCTCATCCTGCAAGCTCTCATTTATGGCTTCCAAGCGGTTTGCGCTGTCCATTTGGTAGCTCTTTCTATCGCCAAAGCTTGGTGCGCTTTGTGCGACGTCACGAAATGGCCCGTAGTATGCTGAGGCAAATTTAGTCGAGTATGCCATCACTGGTAAATTCTCAAAGCCATTGCTATCAAGCGCCTCTCTTAGCGTTGCAATGATGCCGTCCATCATACCGCTTGGTGCAATCATGTCGGCGCCATTTTGAGCGTGTATCAAAGCTTGCTTGGCTGAAATTTCAAGCGTTGCGTCGTTATCGATCGTGTTATGCACGTGGTCGATTATGCCGCAGTGGCCATGGTCTGTATATTCGCAAAAGCAAAGATCGGTGACGACTACTAAATTTGGAAATTTATCTTTTATGGCTCTAAGCGCGGTTGCGATGATGCCGTCGTTGCTTAGTGCGTCGCTGCCAACGCTATCTTTTAGGCTTGGTATGCCAAATAAAATGATCGATTTTATGCCTAAATTTACTATCTCTTCGCACTCTTTTAAAATTTCATCGATACTCATTTGATAAACGCCTGGCATCGAAGCGATCTCGTTTTTAACGCCTTTGCCCTCGACCACAAAGAGCGGATAGATAAAGTCATTTACGCTAAGGCTAGTCTCTCTTACCATGTCTCTTAGGGCTGGATTTATTCTTAATCTTCTAAAACGTTTAAACATATTTTTGCCTTTTCTTTGTTAAAATGCGTGATTTTTAGCTAGTTTAGCACAGTTGGAGTAAATTTAAAATGAAAATAGAAATTTCAAACGCCGCAAATCTACCCTCAAGATTTGGCACTTATAAGGTTCAAGCCTTCAAAGAAGGGGCAAAAGAGCACCTTGTGATCTACAAAGAGTCTTTAAGCGAAGTGGTAAATCTTAGAATTCACTCCGAATGCCTAACTGGCGATGCGATCGGAAGCCTAAAGTGCGACTGCCGCGACCAGCTTGAAGCGAGCCTAAAATATATCGAAGAAAATGGTGGCATGGTCATCTACCTGCGTCAAGAGGGCAGAAATATCGGGCTTTTAAACAAGATAAATGCCTACAGCCTGCAAGATAAGGGCCTTGACACCATTGAGGCTAATCACCAGCTAGGTTTTAAGGCCGATGAGAGGACGTATGAAGTGGTTGATTTTATCCTGAATCACTACGGCATAAAAGAGGTAAATTTACTCACAAATAACCCTTTAAAACTTCACGGACTAAGCTCTGTAAAGATCGTAAAACGCGTGCCTATCGTCATAAAACCAAACAAATTTAACGAAGGCTACTTGAAAGTAAAAAAAGAGCAAATGGGACACATCTTGTGATGAAAAATGAGCTTTGCTTGCCAGCTGATTTTGACGAAAAAGTAAAGGCTTACGCTCAAATTTTTGCTAAATTTAACAAGGTTCATAGCTTAAGCAATTATAAAGATATAAGCGAGCAGGTGCTTGATAGCATAAAACCGCTTGAAATTTTTGACCTAAGTGCCAAAACAGCGATCGATGTTGGCAGTGGAGCTGGCTTTCCAGCGATATTTTTAGCACTTGCGATGCCGCAAACAAAGTGGCACCTTTTTGAGCCGATAGCCAAAAAGTCATCATTTCTAAGCTACGCTAAGATCGAGCTTGGCTTAGAAAATCTAGAAGTTCACAGCCAAAAGATCGAGCTTGCAGATAAATTTATAGCTGATCTCATCACCTCAAGGGCGCTTAGTAAGACAAAAGAGCTCATAAAAATTTGCGAGGGATTTTATGATGAGAGCACTAAATTTCTCATCTACAAGGGCTCTAGCGTTATGGATGAAATTTCAGGCATCAACGCGCAAATTTATAATGAAAAAAATAGAAACTACATATTTTTTAATCTCAAAAATCAAGGGGAGACACGTTGAAATACTTGCTTTTTGTAGCGATTTTGGTTGCGATTTACATTATATTTTTTAAAAATAGAAAAAAAAGCGACAAGATAAGCACCAGCAACTTCGAAGAGTGCAGCAAATGCGGTGTCTTTAGCGACATCGATCAAATGGTGCTAAGAGACGGAAAATACATCTGCAAAGAGTGCATAAAGGGTGAGAGATGAAAATTTTAGGCGATGAACTGATCAAATTTGAGCCACTATTTCTTTGCAAAAGCGAAGATGAAATTTTAAACGGTAGGCAAAATCTCTTTAAATTTGATAGAAATTTCATAAAAAGGGCGCTAGAAATTGGAGCAAACTTTAGCGTTTTTGTGACGAATGCAAATGAAGCCATTATCGCAAATGCGGCTGGAGCAAAATTTATTATCGCAGATATTGACATTGCAAAAGATCTAGCAAAGATAGCTGAGAGTTATCTATTTGACGCACTTATAGCTGTTTTGATAAAAGATGAAAGCGAGCTAGCACAGCTTGCAAAATTTAACATAGACGCAGCGATCTTGCCAAATACTATAAAAGAATAAGGACAAAAATGGAAATTTTTAAAACTGCTTTTTTAATGGTTACTTTAATGCTGATTTTTATCGCTGTTGGCGGATATATTGGAGGTGAGCATGGCATGATGATCGCCTTTTTGATAGCGACTGGTACAAATATCTTTTCATATTTTTTTAGTGATACTAT
This window encodes:
- the hemB gene encoding porphobilinogen synthase; amino-acid sequence: MFKRFRRLRINPALRDMVRETSLSVNDFIYPLFVVEGKGVKNEIASMPGVYQMSIDEILKECEEIVNLGIKSIILFGIPSLKDSVGSDALSNDGIIATALRAIKDKFPNLVVVTDLCFCEYTDHGHCGIIDHVHNTIDNDATLEISAKQALIHAQNGADMIAPSGMMDGIIATLREALDSNGFENLPVMAYSTKFASAYYGPFRDVAQSAPSFGDRKSYQMDSANRLEAINESLQDEAQGADILMVKPALAYLDIVRELRNLTLLPLCVYNVSGEYALLKAGAKAGIIDYERVMMETLIGFKRAGANLIITYHAKEAAKILRG
- the ribA gene encoding GTP cyclohydrolase II, producing the protein MKIEISNAANLPSRFGTYKVQAFKEGAKEHLVIYKESLSEVVNLRIHSECLTGDAIGSLKCDCRDQLEASLKYIEENGGMVIYLRQEGRNIGLLNKINAYSLQDKGLDTIEANHQLGFKADERTYEVVDFILNHYGIKEVNLLTNNPLKLHGLSSVKIVKRVPIVIKPNKFNEGYLKVKKEQMGHIL
- the rsmG gene encoding 16S rRNA (guanine(527)-N(7))-methyltransferase RsmG codes for the protein MKNELCLPADFDEKVKAYAQIFAKFNKVHSLSNYKDISEQVLDSIKPLEIFDLSAKTAIDVGSGAGFPAIFLALAMPQTKWHLFEPIAKKSSFLSYAKIELGLENLEVHSQKIELADKFIADLITSRALSKTKELIKICEGFYDESTKFLIYKGSSVMDEISGINAQIYNEKNRNYIFFNLKNQGETR